The following is a genomic window from Gymnodinialimonas ceratoperidinii.
AGAGCAAGCTGCGGCAATTGCCTTATAGCTGCGATCTGCTGGAGCGGCATCCGCTGGGCTCGCAGTGCTTCATCCCGATGTCGGATGCGGAGCTTCTGGTGATCGTCGCCCCTGACGCGGGCGGCAAGCCCGGCGCGGCGCAGGCCTTCACGGCCCGAAACGACGTCGCGGTGAACATCGCACGCAATACGTGGCACGGCGTCCTCTCGCCCCTTTCGGGGAGCGGGATGTTCGCGGTCATCGACAGAATTGGCACCGGGGACAACCCGGGTCAGAACCTTGAGGAGCATCGGTTGGAGGAGCCGCTGCAAATCATAAGAGACAGCTAGGACAGTTAAGACAGTCAACCGGGAGGGAACCACAATGGCTGACAATTCGATAGGGACACCGGAGCAACTCCGCGATCCGAACTACACGCCGGCGCTGCATCGCGCCATTCCACTGGGTATCCAGCACGTGCTGGCGATGTTCGTTTCGAACGTCACGCCGGCGATCATCATCGCGGGCGCTGCGGGCTTCGGCTTCGGCTCGGATGCGGGCGCCAACGGCTTCCCGGACATGACCTACCTGATCCAGATGTCGATGCTCTTTGCCGGCATCGCGACGCTGTTCCAGACCATCGGGCTCGGTCCCGTGGGCGCGCGTCTGCCGATCGTGCAGGGGACGTCCTTCGCCTTCATCCCGATCATGATCCCGCTCGTCGCGGGGCAGGGGGTCGAGGCGCTGCCCGCGCTCTTCGGCGGCGTCATCATCGGCGGCCTGTTCCACGCCTTTCTGGCCACCTTCATCGGCAAGATCCGCTTTGCCCTGCCGCCGCTGGTGACCGGGCTGGTCGTGACCATGATCGGTCTGGCGCTGGTCAAGGTCGGCATCCAGTACGCCGCGGGCGGCGTGCCCGCCATCGGGACGCCGGAATACGGCAGCCTGCTGAACTGGTCCGCCGCACTGGTCGTGGTCCTCGTGACCCTCGGGCTCAAGTTCTTCGCGCGCGGCATGCTGTCGGTCTCGGCCGTCGTGATCGGCATCATCGTGGGCTACATCTTCGCGCTGGCCATGGGCATGGTCACCTTCGAGGGCATCGGCACCAGCTGGGACCGCGCCGCCGTCTTCGCTCTGCCCGAGCCGTTCAAATACGGGTTCGCCTTCAGCTTTGCCGCCATTGTCGGCTTCTGCCTGATGGCCTTCGTCTCGGCGGTTGAAACCGTGGGCGACGTCTCGGGGATCACCAAGGGCGGGGCGGGCCGCGAGGCCACCGACAAGGAGATCACCGGCGCGACCTATGCCGATGGTGTCGGCACTGCCATCGCTGGCATCTTCGGCGGCTTCCCCAACACCTCGTTCAGCCAGAACGTGGGCCTGATCGCCATGACCGGCGTGATGAGCCGCCACGTTGTGACGATCGGCGCGCTGTTCCTGATCCTCTGCGGCCTCGTGCCCAAGGTCGGCGCGGTGATCCGC
Proteins encoded in this region:
- a CDS encoding uracil-xanthine permease family protein, translated to MADNSIGTPEQLRDPNYTPALHRAIPLGIQHVLAMFVSNVTPAIIIAGAAGFGFGSDAGANGFPDMTYLIQMSMLFAGIATLFQTIGLGPVGARLPIVQGTSFAFIPIMIPLVAGQGVEALPALFGGVIIGGLFHAFLATFIGKIRFALPPLVTGLVVTMIGLALVKVGIQYAAGGVPAIGTPEYGSLLNWSAALVVVLVTLGLKFFARGMLSVSAVVIGIIVGYIFALAMGMVTFEGIGTSWDRAAVFALPEPFKYGFAFSFAAIVGFCLMAFVSAVETVGDVSGITKGGAGREATDKEITGATYADGVGTAIAGIFGGFPNTSFSQNVGLIAMTGVMSRHVVTIGALFLILCGLVPKVGAVIRTIPIEVLGGGVIVMFGMVVAAGISMLSDVNWNRRNMVIFAISLSVGLGLQLEPGAVQYLPDTLRILMTSGLLPAALIAIVLNLVLPEELAAESTEEVSGGMAGHGSGSIPGE
- a CDS encoding ureidoglycolate lyase, yielding MTLVARPITAEAFAPFGQVIALTDAPITINEGMCQRFNDLAEIDIIEGRPGLSLFQSKLRQLPYSCDLLERHPLGSQCFIPMSDAELLVIVAPDAGGKPGAAQAFTARNDVAVNIARNTWHGVLSPLSGSGMFAVIDRIGTGDNPGQNLEEHRLEEPLQIIRDS